One Etheostoma cragini isolate CJK2018 chromosome 19, CSU_Ecrag_1.0, whole genome shotgun sequence DNA segment encodes these proteins:
- the b4gat1 gene encoding beta-1,4-glucuronyltransferase 1, which produces MHLSKKCSVFKVVLSALMIVALLQLIYLSFLSKFHGKQQRYRYSELFGGSGVKKNGHPEKNSRKERLRYSLSTGGIFDNSGQYRVYKNLIKSDFTTNQKPGSDPSSNVLALATHTTINNLHHLESLLGRWQNPLSVAIFAHGQDVKFATALVYALSFFCPQIQSLVDFHLVCLSGEMASFPEQDREHFAGLEDCASVFSRLETHGDTYKNYAISGNVSYPNNLLRNVARGGTESSYILVIDIDMMPSADLHQQFLALIMRRESVSDEVFVLPAFEIRHARKIPANKAELVQLYQVGEVRPFYDELCPRCQAPTNYSQWVNSHVRGTGTLEVAYTLTWVDPWEPFYIGPHTVPLYDESFKQYGFNRISQACELHVAGYKFSVLSSAFVVHRGFKIQGEFHARKDEENKRNRVLFRSFKEGLKTKYPSSNRRC; this is translated from the exons ATGCATCTCTCCAAGAAATGTTCTGTCTTCAAAGTGGTGCTGAGTGCTCTGATGATAGTGGCGCTCCTGCAGCTAATATACCTTTCTTTCTTATCCAAGTTTCATGGTAAGCAACAGCGGTACCGATACTCTGAGCTCTTTGGAGGCTCTGGGGTCAAGAAAAATGGGCACCCCGAGAAAAACTCGCGGAAGGAGCGTCTGAGGTACTCGCTGTCTACTGGTGGAATCTTTGACAACAGTGGTCAGTACCGAGTGTACAAGAACTTGATCAAAAGTGATTTCACCACAAATCAGAAACCTGGATCAGACCCCAGCTCCAATGTCCTGGCTttagccacacacacaaccatcaaCAACCTGCATCACCTGGAATCTCTTCTGGGAAGGTGGCAAAACCCTCTCTCTGTGGCCATATTCGCACATGGACAAGATGTCAAGTTTGCCACAGCTCTGGTCTATGCGCTCAGCTTTTTCTGCCCTCAGATTCAATCTCTGGTGGACTTCCACTTGGTCTGCCTCTCTGGGGAGATGGCCAGTTTCCCTGAGCAGGACCGTGAGCATTTTGCAGGGCTTGAGGACTGTGCCTCAGTGTTCTCCAGACTGGAGACCCACGGGGATACATACAAGAACTATGCCATCAGTGGAAATGTCTCCTACCCCAACAATCTTCTTCGTAATGTTGCCCGGGGTGGAACAGAGTCCTCCTACATCCTGGTCATTGACATCGACATGATGCCGAGCGCTGACCTGCACCAGCAGTTCTTGGCCCTGATCATGAGGCGTGAGTCAGTTAGTGATGAGGTATTTGTGTTGCCTGCCTTTGAGATCCGCCATGCTCGGAAGATCCCTGCCAACAAGGCAGAGTTGGTCCAGCTCTACCAGGTCGGTGAGGTCCGGCCTTTTTACGACGAGCTGTGCCCTCGCTGTCAAGCCCCCACTAACTACTCACAGTGGGTTAACAGCCACGTTAGAGGGACCGGCACCCTAGAGGTTGCCTACACGCTCACCTGGGTGGACCCCTGGGAGCCTTTCTACATCGGGCCCCACACTGTGCCCCTCTATGATGAGAGCTTCAAGCAATATGGCTTCAATCGTATCAGCCAG GCCTGCGAGCTTCATGTGGCCGGATACAAGTTCTCGGTGCTGAGCTCAGCCTTCGTGGTACACCGGGGCTTTAAGATCCAAGGGGAGTTCCACGCCAGGAAGGACGAGGAGAATAAACGCAACCGGGTTCTGTTTCGCAGCTTCAAAGAGGGCCTGAAAACCAAATACCCATCCTCCAATCGACGGTGCTGA
- the pfdn2 gene encoding prefoldin subunit 2, with translation MAANSSSTAGKSSTSAGGKQSGPSAEQVVATFQRMRQEQRSMASKSAELEMEINEHSLVIDTLREVDPSRKCFRLVGGVLVERTVKEVLPALETNKEQISKIIESINTQMQTKGRELTEYRERYNIRLVGEGEGEAQGQSAASSRDSEGGGSKSGAGVLVS, from the exons ATGGCAGCCAACAGTAGCAGCACGGCTGGCAAATCCAGCACCAGCGCCGGTGGCAAACAGTCCGGCCCGTCAGCCGAACAG GTGGTGGCGACATTTCAGAGGATGCGCCAGGAACAGCGCAGTATGGCTTCTAAATCGGCAGAGTTGGAGATGGAGATCAACGAGCACAG CTTAGTAATTGACACCCTGAGGGAAGTGGATCCTTCGAGGAAATGCTTTCGTCTAGTAGGGGGAGTGTTGGTAGAGAGGACGGTAAAAGAAGTTCTACCAGCCTTGGAAACCAACAAAGAACAG ATCTCCAAAATAATCGAGTCCATCAACACACAGATGCAGACTAAAGGACGGGAGCTCACAGAGTACAGGGAACGCTACAACATCCGCTTGGTGGGAGAGGGTGAAGGAGAGGCACAAGGCCAGTCGGCAGCGTCTTCTAGGGACAGTGAAGGAGGCGGTTCTAAAAGCGGAGCTGGCGTTTTAGTGTCGTAG
- the nit1 gene encoding deaminated glutathione amidase isoform X1, whose product MFTARCILGTSAKYLASLRAWRKQIKPLNRMSTLPHSVAAVCQLTATPNKAANFSACKQLVMEAKERGASMVFLPEGFDYIGSSREETLSLSESLTGDTISQYTQLARKLEVWLSLGGFHERGHDWESDKRIYNSHIIINDKGDIISVYRKSHLFDVELPEKGVSLKESAFTIPGPSLVSPVQTPIGKVGLGICYDLRFPELSLALRRQGAEILTYPSAFTEATGAAHWEVLLRARAIETQCFVLAAAQVGRHHEKRSSYGHAVAVDPWGEVLGDCGGEKPGMVLVEIDLGKVSSTRKNMPVQQHRRDTGFYHSLEKT is encoded by the exons ATGTTCACAGCCAGGTGCATTTTGGGAACATCTGCGAAGTATTTGGCCTCTCTCCGAGCTTGGAGAAAACAGATCAAGCCActaaacag GATGTCAACTTTACCTCACTCCGTGGCTGCAGTGTGTCAGCTAACAGCAACCCCGAACAAAGCGGCCAACTTCTCTGCCTGTAAACAGCTGGTGATGGAAGCCAAGGAGCGAGGGGCCAGCATGGTCTTCCTCCCCGAGGGCTTCGACTACATCGGGTCCAGTCGAGAGGAGACGCTGTCTCTGTCTGAGAGCTTGACAGGAGACACAATCTCACAATACACTCAGCTGGCCAG AAAGTTGGAAGTCTGGCTGTCTCTTGGAGGATTTCATGAACGAGGACATGATTGGGAGTCTGACAAACGGATCTACAACAGTCACATCATAATTAATGATAAAG GGGACATCATTTCAGTCTACAGGAAGTCCCATTTGTTTGACGTGGAACTGCCAGAAAAAGGCGTATCCCTTAAAGAAAGTGCCTTCACCATCCCAGGACCGTCCCTTGTGTCTCCAGTCCAAACTCCCATCGGCAAg GTTGGCCTGGGCATCTGCTATGATTTGAGATTCCCTGAGTTATCGCTGGCTCTTCGAAGACAGGGGGCCGAGATACTGACATACCCATCAGCCTTCACGGAAGCCACAGGAGCTGCTCACTGGGAG GTTTTACTCCGAGCACGGGCAATCGAGACCCAGTGTTTTGTCCTGGCGGCGGCGCAGGTCGGCCGGCACCACGAGAAGCGATCATCGTATGGCCACGCCGTGGCGGTGGACCCGTGGGGTGAGGTGCTGGGCGACTGCGGAGGAGAGAAGCCAGGCATGGTGCTGGTGGAGATCGATCTGGGGAAGGTCAGCAGCACCAGGAAGAACATGCCGGTCCAACAGCACCGCAGAGACACTGGTTTCTATCACAGTCTGGAGAAGACTTGA
- the nit1 gene encoding deaminated glutathione amidase isoform X2 — MSTLPHSVAAVCQLTATPNKAANFSACKQLVMEAKERGASMVFLPEGFDYIGSSREETLSLSESLTGDTISQYTQLARKLEVWLSLGGFHERGHDWESDKRIYNSHIIINDKGDIISVYRKSHLFDVELPEKGVSLKESAFTIPGPSLVSPVQTPIGKVGLGICYDLRFPELSLALRRQGAEILTYPSAFTEATGAAHWEVLLRARAIETQCFVLAAAQVGRHHEKRSSYGHAVAVDPWGEVLGDCGGEKPGMVLVEIDLGKVSSTRKNMPVQQHRRDTGFYHSLEKT; from the exons ATGTCAACTTTACCTCACTCCGTGGCTGCAGTGTGTCAGCTAACAGCAACCCCGAACAAAGCGGCCAACTTCTCTGCCTGTAAACAGCTGGTGATGGAAGCCAAGGAGCGAGGGGCCAGCATGGTCTTCCTCCCCGAGGGCTTCGACTACATCGGGTCCAGTCGAGAGGAGACGCTGTCTCTGTCTGAGAGCTTGACAGGAGACACAATCTCACAATACACTCAGCTGGCCAG AAAGTTGGAAGTCTGGCTGTCTCTTGGAGGATTTCATGAACGAGGACATGATTGGGAGTCTGACAAACGGATCTACAACAGTCACATCATAATTAATGATAAAG GGGACATCATTTCAGTCTACAGGAAGTCCCATTTGTTTGACGTGGAACTGCCAGAAAAAGGCGTATCCCTTAAAGAAAGTGCCTTCACCATCCCAGGACCGTCCCTTGTGTCTCCAGTCCAAACTCCCATCGGCAAg GTTGGCCTGGGCATCTGCTATGATTTGAGATTCCCTGAGTTATCGCTGGCTCTTCGAAGACAGGGGGCCGAGATACTGACATACCCATCAGCCTTCACGGAAGCCACAGGAGCTGCTCACTGGGAG GTTTTACTCCGAGCACGGGCAATCGAGACCCAGTGTTTTGTCCTGGCGGCGGCGCAGGTCGGCCGGCACCACGAGAAGCGATCATCGTATGGCCACGCCGTGGCGGTGGACCCGTGGGGTGAGGTGCTGGGCGACTGCGGAGGAGAGAAGCCAGGCATGGTGCTGGTGGAGATCGATCTGGGGAAGGTCAGCAGCACCAGGAAGAACATGCCGGTCCAACAGCACCGCAGAGACACTGGTTTCTATCACAGTCTGGAGAAGACTTGA